From the Lolium rigidum isolate FL_2022 chromosome 2, APGP_CSIRO_Lrig_0.1, whole genome shotgun sequence genome, one window contains:
- the LOC124692281 gene encoding T-complex protein 1 subunit delta-like, which translates to MAAVATAPPRKTETYTDTKRRDDVRGANIAAARAVADAVRTSLGPRGMDKMISSGDQEVIITNDGATILSRMSLLQPAARMLAELSRSQDAAAGDGTTTVVVLAGSLLRRAQSLLAAGAHPTAAADSLHRLAARAVEVLQGMAIPIELSDRDSLVKSASTALNSKVVSQYSSLLAPLAVDAALSVVDPAHPELLDLRDIRLIKKLGGTVDDTELIRGLIFDKKASHAAGGPSRIENAKIAVIQFQVSPPKTDIEQSVIVSDYAQMDRILREERNYILGMVKKIKSSGCNVLLIQKSILRDAVTDLSLHYLAKAKILVVKDVERDEIEFITKTLNCLPIANIEHFREDKLGHADLVEEVSVGDGKIVKITGIKDMGRTATVLVRGSNQLVIDEADRSLHDALCVIRCLVNKRFLIAGGGAPEIEMSMQLAAWAKELHGMESYCIKEFADALEVIPYTLAENAGLNPISIVTELRNCHAKGEKNTGINVRKGQITNILEENVVQPLLVSTSAISLACECVRMILKIDDIVTVR; encoded by the exons ATGGCAGCCGTCGCCACTGCGCCGCCCCGCAAGACGGAGACTTACACCGACACCAAGCGCCGCGACGACGTCCGCGGCGCCAACATCGCCGCTGCACGAGCCGTCGCCGATGCGGTGCGCACCTCCCTCGGACCCCGCGGCATGGACAAGATGATCTCCTCCGGGGATCAGGAGGTCATCATCACCAACGACGGCGCCACCATCCTCTCTCGCATGTCTCTTCTACAGCCCGCTGCTCGCATGCTCGCCGAGTTATCCCGCTCACAGGACGCCGCCGCTGGCGACGGCACAACCACCGTTGTCGTCCTCGCCGGATCCTTGCTCCGCCGAGCGCAGTCCCTCCTTGCCGCTGGCGCCCACCCCACTGCCGCCGCCGACTCCCTCCACCGCCTCGCTGCTCGCGCTGTCGAGGTCCTCCAAGGCATGGCCATCCCCATCGAGCTCTCCGACCGAGACTCCCTTGTCAAATCTGCATCCACAGCACTCAACTCTAAGGTCGTTTCCCAATACTCCAGCCTCCTTGCCCCGCTCGCTGTAGACGCCGCTCTCTCTGTAGTTGATCCTGCCCACCCAGAACTCCTCGATCTCCGCGACATCCGCCTAATAAAGAAGCTTGGTGGCACCGTCGATGACACTGAGCTTATCCGCGGCCTCATCTTTGACAAGAAGGCTAGCCATGCTGCGGGGGGTCCATCTAGGATAGAGAATGCCAAGATCGCTGTCATACAGTTCCAGGTCTCTCCGCCCAAGACTGATATTGAGCAGAGCGTCATCGTGTCAGACTATGCCCAGATGGACCGCATCCTCCGTGAGGAGCGCAATTACATCCTAGGGATGGTTAAGAAGATAAAGTCCTCTGGCTGCAATGTCCTCCTCATTCAGAAGAGCATTTTGCGCGATGCAGTTACTGATCTGTCGCTACATTATCTCGCAAAGGCCAAGATTCTGGTGGTGAAGGATGTGGAGAGAGACGAGATTGAGTTTATCACCAAGACTCTCAACTGCCTGCCAATTGCCAACATTGAGCATTTCCGTGAGGATAAACTTGGGCATGCTGATCTTGTTGAGGAAGTGTCTGTTGGAGATGGCAAAATTGTGAAGATCACTGGTATCAAGGACATGGGGAGGACTGCCACTGTGCTTGTCCGTGGGTCCAACCAGTTGGTTATTGATGAAGCTGACCGCAGTCTCCATGATGCCCTATGTGTCATCAG ATGCTTGGTGAACAAGAGGTTTTTGATTGCTGGTGGCGGTGCACCTGAAATAGAAATGTCAATGCAACTGGCTGCTTGGGCAAAGGAACTCCATGGGATGGAGAGTTACTGCATCAAAGAGTTTGCTGATGCACTTGAGGTAATCCCTTACACATTGGCGGAGAATGCAGGGCTCAATCCAATCTCTATTGTTACGGAGCTAAGGAATTGTCATGCAAAGGGCGAAAAGAACACCGGCATCAATGTGAGGAAAGGGCAGATCACAAACATCCTGGAGGAGAATGTTGTGCAGCCATTGCTGGTGAGCACGAGTGCCATCTCGCTGGCTTGTGAGTGTgttagaatgatcttgaagattgATGATATAGTCACTGTAAGGTAA